The following proteins are co-located in the Dyadobacter chenwenxiniae genome:
- a CDS encoding YsnF/AvaK domain-containing protein: MHSIDGHDDAGKPRRVDENLKIPVIREHLTVSTERIETGQVLISKEIMEEETSVNVAVSREEVLIERKEINEYVQTPPPAVRQEGDVTIISVVKEVLVTEKRLMLVEEVHITKRLYQDEKAVTETLRTEKVNISRNASGTNI; this comes from the coding sequence ATGCATTCTATAGACGGCCACGATGATGCAGGCAAGCCACGACGTGTCGATGAAAACCTGAAAATTCCCGTTATCAGAGAACATCTGACAGTTTCCACTGAGCGCATCGAAACGGGGCAGGTTTTGATTTCAAAAGAAATTATGGAAGAGGAAACATCTGTCAATGTCGCTGTCAGCAGGGAAGAGGTTCTGATAGAAAGAAAAGAAATAAACGAGTATGTTCAGACGCCTCCGCCGGCAGTCAGGCAGGAAGGTGATGTCACTATCATTTCTGTTGTCAAAGAAGTGCTGGTGACTGAAAAACGCCTGATGCTTGTAGAAGAAGTGCACATTACCAAGCGCTTATATCAGGACGAAAAGGCGGTCACCGAAACGCTGAGAACAGAAAAAGTTAATATTTCCCGTAATGCTTCAGGCACGAATATTTAG
- a CDS encoding YsnF/AvaK domain-containing protein produces MAHTVVGIFEYESDAQEAQNYLLANGFADGDVDFKTATYKSETDAPSVIDRDGDFGDRIGNFFKDLFDGDDDQTRRYTDAGRRGTIVTVHAASAEEAQAAAAILDEYGAIDLDQSTADRSSNPGYTQPVTDASFVEGPSTVPVIEEELHLGKREVETGGVRLRSRVVERPVQESIRLRQEQVSVNRTPVDRIATESDFETFKEGTIEVKEYAEVPVVSKEARVVEEISLNKSVEERDEIVSDTVRHTEVDVEDITDEERLRRAGLDL; encoded by the coding sequence ATGGCACATACAGTAGTAGGAATATTTGAATATGAAAGTGACGCCCAGGAGGCGCAAAATTATTTGTTGGCCAACGGTTTTGCTGATGGCGATGTGGATTTTAAGACCGCTACATACAAGTCAGAAACCGACGCGCCGTCCGTCATCGACCGGGATGGCGATTTTGGCGACCGCATCGGGAATTTTTTCAAAGACCTCTTTGATGGCGATGACGACCAGACGCGGCGTTATACGGATGCCGGCAGGAGGGGAACCATTGTTACCGTCCATGCAGCCAGTGCTGAGGAAGCTCAGGCAGCAGCGGCAATTCTTGACGAATATGGTGCAATTGACCTTGATCAGAGCACAGCCGATCGTTCTTCCAACCCGGGTTATACCCAGCCGGTTACCGATGCGTCTTTTGTTGAAGGACCGAGCACCGTTCCGGTAATTGAGGAGGAGCTCCACCTGGGAAAACGGGAAGTTGAAACCGGCGGCGTACGTCTTCGGAGCCGCGTTGTTGAACGGCCCGTTCAGGAGAGCATCCGTCTGCGCCAGGAACAGGTGAGTGTCAATCGCACACCCGTTGACAGGATTGCCACAGAATCGGATTTCGAGACCTTTAAAGAAGGTACAATTGAAGTGAAAGAATATGCGGAAGTTCCTGTTGTAAGCAAGGAGGCCCGTGTAGTTGAAGAAATAAGCCTGAATAAGTCCGTAGAGGAGCGAGACGAGATCGTCAGCGACACCGTCCGCCACACAGAGGTAGACGTGGAAGACATTACTGACGAAGAAAGGTTAAGAAGGGCCGGGTTAGATTTATAA